DNA sequence from the Pseudoduganella plicata genome:
CGCGTCGGCACCGTGTTCGTGCTTGATGTTCTTCAGGCCGTGCGCCACGTACTCCAGCGCCGTCTGCCAATCGACTTCCTTCCACTGGCCGCCTTGCTTGAGCATCGGCTGCGTCAGGCGCTCGGTGGAGTCCAGCGCTTCGTACGAGAAGCGGTCCTTGTCGGAAATCCAGCACTCGTTGATCGCTTCGTTTTCCAGCGGCAGCACGCGCTTGACCTTGCCCTGCTTGACCTGAACGATCAGGTTGGCACCGAGGCCGTCGTGCGGCGACACCGATTTGCGGCGCGACAGTTCCCACGTGCGGGCGCTGTAGCGGAACGGCTTCGACGTCAGCGCGCCCACCGGGCACAGGTCGATCATATTGCCCGACATCTCCGAGCTGACCGCTTCGCCGACAAACGTCGTGATTTCCGAGTGCTCGCCACGACCCAGCATGCCCAGTTCCATGACGCCGGCCACTTCCTGGCCAAAGCGTACGCAACGGGTGCACTGGATGCAGCGGCTCATCTCCTTCATGTTGATGAGGGGACCGGCATCCTTCGGCACGACCACGCGCTTGTCTTCTTCGTAGCGCGAGTTGTTGCTGCCGTAGCCGACCGCCAGATCCTGCAGCTGGCATTCGCCGCCCTGATCGCAGATCGGGCAGTCCAGCGGGTGGTTAATCAAGAGGAACTCCATGACGCTTTTCTGCGCCTGGACGGCCTTCTCGCTGTGCGAGCGCACGATCATGCCGGCGGAGACCGGCGTGGCGCAGGCTGGCAACGGCTTTGGCGCCTTTTCCACTTCGACCAGGCACATCCGGCAGTTCGCCGCGATCGACAATTTCTTGTGATAGCAGAAGTGCGGGATGTACGTGCCCAGTTTGTTGGCAGCGTCCATCACCATGGAACCCGGTGGGACTTCTACCTTCTTGCCGTCAATTTCGATTTCAACCATGATGATCACTTAGAAAGCCGAGACAGGCACCAGGCAGTGCTTGTGCTCGACGTGATATTCGAATTCTTCGCGGAATTGCTTGATGAACGCCCGCACCGGCATCGCCGCCGCATCGCCCAGCGCGCAGATCGTGCGGCCCTGGATGTTGTCGGCAATCGAGTTCAGCATGTCCAGGTCGCTCTGGCGGCCCTGGCCGTTCTCGATGCGGTGGATCATGCGGTACATCCAGCCCGTGCCTTCACGGCATGGCGTGCACTGGCCACACGATTCTTCGAAGTAGAAGTAGGACAGGCGTTCCAGCGCCTTGACCATGCAGCGCGTCTCGTCCATGACGATGACGGCGCCCGAACCCAGCATCGAACCCGCTTTCGCGATCGAATCGTAGTCCAGGTCGGTTTGCATCATGATCTCGCCGCGGATCACCGGTGCGGACGAACCGCCGGGAATGACCGCCTTGATCTTTTTGCCGCCACGCATGCCGCCGGCCAGTTCCATCAGCTTGGCAAACGGCGTACCCAGCGGCACCTCGTAATTGCCCGGACGCTCGACGTCGCCGGAGATCGAGAAGATCTTCGTGCCGCCGTTGTTCGGCTTGCCCAGCGCCAGGTAGTTCTCGGCGCCCAGGTTCAGGATGAACGGCACGGCCGCGAACGTTTCCGTGTTGTTGATCGTCGTCGGCTTGCCGTACAGGCCGAACGAGGCCGGGAATGGCGGCTTGAAGCGCGGCTGGCCTTTTTTACCTTCCAGCGATTCCAGCAGTGCCGTTTCCTCGCCGCAGATGTACGCGCCATAACCGTGGTGCGCGTGCAGCTGGAAGCTGAAATCGGAACCGAGGATGCGGTCACCGAGGTAGCCGGCGGCGCGCGCCTGCTCCAGCGCTTCCTCGAAGCGCAGGTAGTCCTCGAAGATCTCGCCGTGGATGTAGTTGTAGCCCACGGTGATCCCCATCGCATAAGCGCCGATGGCCATGCCTTCGATCAGTGCATGGGGGTTGTAGCGGATGATGTCGCGGTCCTTGAACGTGCCCGGCTCGCCTTCGTCCGTGTTGCAGACGAGGTATTTCTGGCCCGGGAACTGGCGTGGCATGAAGCTCCACTTCAGGCCCGTGGGGAAACCGGCGCCGCCGCGGCCGCGCAGGCCCGACGTCTTCAGGTCGGCGATGATGGTTTCCGGCGCGATCTTGCCTTCCAGGATGCGGCGCAGCGCGGAATAACCGCCGCGCTTGACGTACTCTTCCAGGTGCCAGTTGTCGCCGGTCAGATCCTTCAGGATCAGCGGGTTGATGTGACGGTCGTGCAGCGAGGTCATTTCTTCAGTTCCTCCACGAGGGCGTCGATCTTTTCCATGCTCATGAACGAGCACATGCGGTGGTTATTCACCAGCATCACGGGTGCGTCGCCGCAGGCGCCCATGCACTCGCCCTCTTGCAGCGTGAATGCGCCGTCCGCGGTGGTGCCGCGGTAGTCGATGCCCAGCTTCTGCTTCAGGTGCTCGCCGGCCTTGACGCCGCCCGACAGGGCGCACGGCAGGTTGGTGCACACGGTGATCTTGTGCTTGCCGACCGGCTTCAGGTTGTACATGTTGTAGAAGGTCGCGACTTCCTGCACAGCAATGGCCGGCATGCCGATGTAGTCGGCGATTTCCTTCATCGTTTCTGGCGACAGCCAGCCCAGTTCTACCTGGGCGTGAGCCAGCGAGGCCATGACGGCCGACTGGCGCTGGTCGGCCGGGTACTTGGCCAACTCGCGGTCGATTTTTTTATAGCACTGCTCGGATAACATAATTCTTTCCGCCCTCTTAACGGTCGATACTGCCGAACACAATGTCTTGCGTCCCGATGATGGTGACCGCGTCGGCGATCATGTGGCCGCGCGCCATTTCATCCAGGCTCTGCAGGTGAGCATAGTCCGGGGCACGAATCTTCATCCGGTACGGTTTGTTGGCACCGTCCGACACCAGGTAGATGCCGAACTCGCCTTTCGGGTGTTCGACGGCGGCATACGCCTCGCCTGGTGGCACGTGGAAGCCCTCCTGGAACAGCTTGAAGTGGTGAATCAGCGATTCCATGTTCGACTTCATGTCGACGCGCGACGGCGGGGCGATCTTGCGGTTGTCCGTGATGACCGGGCCCGGGTTGTTGCGCAGCCACTCGACGCACTGCTTGATGATGCGGTTCGACTGGCGCAGTTCTTCCACGCGCACCAGGTAGCGGTCGTAGCAGTCGCCGTTGGTACCGATCGGAATATCGAAGTCCATCAGGTCGTACACTTCGTACGGCTGCTTCTTGCGCAGGTCCCACTGTATGCCCGAACCGCGCAGCATGGCGCCCGTGAAGCCCATCGCCAGCGCGTCTTCCGGCGACACGACGCCGATGCCGACCGTACGCTGTTTCCAGATGCGGTTGTCCGTCAGCAGCGTTTCGTATTCGTCGACGTACGTCGGGAAACGGGCCGTGAACGCTTCGATGAAGTCCAGCAGCGAACCCTGGCGGTGTTCGTTCAGCTTGTCGATTTCCTTCTTGCCGCGGATCGACGATGGGCGGTGCTGCGGCATCGCGTCCGGCAGGTCGCGGTAGACGCCGCCCGGGCGGTAGTAGGCCGCGTGCATGCGCGCGCCCGACACGGCTTCGTAGCAGTCGAACAGGTCTTCGCGGTCACGGAAGCAGTACAGGAACGGACCCATCGCACCGACGTCGAGCGCGTGCGCGCCCAGCCACATCAGGTGGTTCAGGATACGGGTGATCTCGTCGAACATCACGCGGATGTACTGCGCGCGCAGCGGCACTTCCAGGCCCAGCAGGCGCTCGATGGCCAGCACGTAGCCGTGCTCGTTGCACATCATCGACACGTAGTCGAGACGATCCATGTACGGCACGGACTGCAGGTAGGTCTTCTGCTCGGCCAGCTTCTCGGTGGCGCGGTGCAGCAGGCCGATGTGCGGGTCGGCGCGCTGGATGACTTCGCCGTCCAGCTCCAGCACCAGGCGCAGCACGCCGTGCGCTGCCGGGTGCTGCGGACCAAAGTTCAGGGTGTAATTCTTAATATCAGCCATTATTTCATCCCGTATTTTTCTTCACGGATCACGCGCGGCACGTTTTCGCGCGGCTCGATCGTCACCGGCTGGTACATCACGCGCTTCTGCTCCGCGTCGTAACGCATTTCCGTGTAGCCGGACACGGGGAAGTCCTTGCGGAACGGA
Encoded proteins:
- the nuoF gene encoding NADH-quinone oxidoreductase subunit NuoF: MTSLHDRHINPLILKDLTGDNWHLEEYVKRGGYSALRRILEGKIAPETIIADLKTSGLRGRGGAGFPTGLKWSFMPRQFPGQKYLVCNTDEGEPGTFKDRDIIRYNPHALIEGMAIGAYAMGITVGYNYIHGEIFEDYLRFEEALEQARAAGYLGDRILGSDFSFQLHAHHGYGAYICGEETALLESLEGKKGQPRFKPPFPASFGLYGKPTTINNTETFAAVPFILNLGAENYLALGKPNNGGTKIFSISGDVERPGNYEVPLGTPFAKLMELAGGMRGGKKIKAVIPGGSSAPVIRGEIMMQTDLDYDSIAKAGSMLGSGAVIVMDETRCMVKALERLSYFYFEESCGQCTPCREGTGWMYRMIHRIENGQGRQSDLDMLNSIADNIQGRTICALGDAAAMPVRAFIKQFREEFEYHVEHKHCLVPVSAF
- the nuoE gene encoding NADH-quinone oxidoreductase subunit NuoE, which produces MLSEQCYKKIDRELAKYPADQRQSAVMASLAHAQVELGWLSPETMKEIADYIGMPAIAVQEVATFYNMYNLKPVGKHKITVCTNLPCALSGGVKAGEHLKQKLGIDYRGTTADGAFTLQEGECMGACGDAPVMLVNNHRMCSFMSMEKIDALVEELKK
- a CDS encoding NADH-quinone oxidoreductase subunit D is translated as MADIKNYTLNFGPQHPAAHGVLRLVLELDGEVIQRADPHIGLLHRATEKLAEQKTYLQSVPYMDRLDYVSMMCNEHGYVLAIERLLGLEVPLRAQYIRVMFDEITRILNHLMWLGAHALDVGAMGPFLYCFRDREDLFDCYEAVSGARMHAAYYRPGGVYRDLPDAMPQHRPSSIRGKKEIDKLNEHRQGSLLDFIEAFTARFPTYVDEYETLLTDNRIWKQRTVGIGVVSPEDALAMGFTGAMLRGSGIQWDLRKKQPYEVYDLMDFDIPIGTNGDCYDRYLVRVEELRQSNRIIKQCVEWLRNNPGPVITDNRKIAPPSRVDMKSNMESLIHHFKLFQEGFHVPPGEAYAAVEHPKGEFGIYLVSDGANKPYRMKIRAPDYAHLQSLDEMARGHMIADAVTIIGTQDIVFGSIDR